A DNA window from Enterobacter cloacae subsp. cloacae ATCC 13047 contains the following coding sequences:
- the tagH gene encoding type VI secretion system-associated FHA domain protein TagH, with translation MRFTIISTKPGHQPPQSSCDFYAPGGTIGRGTDNNLVLPDNDRTISRLQAIVHVDAQGECRVTNRGSVTRVVLNDIPLERGRQVELQDGDILGIDDYRIEVTELIHDTQPVSRMAASMQQQARPTVAPTPAPQPKPASAAPRGKAEPTAVPSEIWDSLMQEFSISDSISSNRAKPQPAASHDPFSQPAAPERNAEDPLAMFNDSEPKLERKNVDPDTLFSDEALFKKESIFDDVTPSTLVPPVESKPAPAEEATDELDPLALFGGSASAPAARNDDPLGLMGGAPLTHPDEIVPEPSAPAPEPEAVPQDDPLADSPLFAPEPQDPPRAEEEEPVRTDYAGFTMPTPQAVARSSAQTPKGRLRIDPVKNAAVPSATAQNGEKGEVLQGELLEALLEGMGLSEMQPVPQFDRENMRQLGQILGMFSQGTVALLSSRSILKRGVKADMTMVLDDANNPFKLLPTGKTVLIQMFGTPMPGFMPPTKSVRDALIDLQAHQLGMISGIRAIIAAMLQSFNPEQLEEQAKQNGMTSRLALPGSRKAALWDYFVRSYGETAGEIEDDFHTLFGEAFLHAYDMEVNQYKDSQSGSEEK, from the coding sequence ATGCGATTCACGATTATTTCTACGAAACCCGGTCATCAGCCGCCGCAGAGCAGTTGTGATTTTTATGCCCCCGGGGGCACTATTGGGCGCGGTACGGATAACAATCTGGTACTGCCGGACAATGACCGTACCATCTCGCGCCTGCAGGCTATTGTTCACGTTGACGCCCAGGGCGAATGCCGCGTGACCAACCGTGGCAGCGTCACCCGCGTGGTTTTGAACGACATCCCGCTGGAGCGGGGGCGTCAGGTAGAGCTGCAGGACGGGGATATTCTCGGTATTGATGACTACCGCATCGAAGTGACGGAACTTATCCACGACACGCAGCCGGTGAGCCGCATGGCCGCCAGTATGCAGCAGCAGGCTCGCCCGACAGTGGCGCCGACACCTGCTCCGCAGCCGAAGCCAGCCAGTGCCGCACCGCGCGGCAAGGCGGAGCCAACGGCCGTGCCGTCGGAAATCTGGGATAGCCTGATGCAGGAGTTCTCTATCTCTGACAGCATCTCCAGCAACCGCGCGAAACCGCAGCCTGCGGCGTCCCACGATCCCTTCTCGCAACCCGCGGCACCCGAGCGTAACGCTGAAGACCCGCTGGCAATGTTTAATGACAGCGAGCCGAAGCTTGAGCGTAAGAATGTCGATCCCGACACGCTGTTCAGCGATGAAGCATTGTTCAAAAAAGAGAGCATTTTTGACGATGTCACCCCTTCAACGCTGGTGCCGCCGGTAGAGAGCAAACCTGCGCCTGCAGAAGAGGCGACGGATGAACTCGACCCGCTGGCCCTGTTTGGTGGTTCGGCCAGCGCGCCAGCCGCGCGTAACGATGATCCGCTCGGGCTGATGGGCGGGGCGCCATTAACCCATCCGGATGAGATCGTGCCTGAGCCATCTGCACCCGCGCCAGAGCCAGAGGCCGTACCGCAGGACGATCCGCTGGCGGATTCTCCGCTGTTTGCTCCTGAGCCACAGGATCCACCGCGTGCGGAAGAGGAAGAGCCGGTACGTACCGATTACGCAGGCTTTACTATGCCTACGCCGCAGGCCGTCGCACGCAGCAGCGCACAGACGCCGAAGGGACGTCTGCGTATCGACCCGGTCAAAAACGCGGCTGTGCCAAGCGCTACGGCGCAAAACGGTGAGAAAGGCGAGGTGCTGCAGGGCGAGCTGCTGGAGGCGCTGCTGGAAGGGATGGGCCTGAGCGAAATGCAGCCGGTGCCGCAGTTTGACCGTGAAAATATGCGTCAGTTGGGACAGATCCTCGGCATGTTCTCGCAGGGCACCGTGGCGTTGCTCTCTTCGCGCTCTATCCTCAAGCGCGGCGTAAAAGCCGATATGACCATGGTGCTGGACGATGCCAACAACCCGTTCAAGCTGCTGCCGACCGGGAAAACGGTCCTGATTCAGATGTTCGGTACGCCGATGCCGGGCTTTATGCCACCCACCAAATCAGTGCGTGACGCGCTAATCGATCTGCAGGCGCATCAGCTGGGGATGATCTCCGGTATCCGCGCCATCATCGCCGCAATGCTGCAGTCCTTTAACCCGGAGCAACTGGAAGAGCAGGCGAAGCAGAACGGCATGACCTCTCGTCTGGCGCTGCCGGGCAGCCGCAAAGCCGCGCTGTGGGACTACTTTGTTCGCAGCTATGGCGAGACGGCCGGTGAGATTGAGGATGACTTCCACACCCTGTTTGGCGAAGCGTTCCTTCATGCCTATGACATGGAGGTCAATCAGTACAAAGACTCACAGAGCGGATCGGAAGAAAAATGA
- a CDS encoding type VI secretion system amidase effector protein Tae4, whose amino-acid sequence MSHMRPAFGAAWNRFKEVNVNVEQVGKLLGGKVQHNIDAGIFKNACPIRMSYVLNYCGIPVPSNSKYATVTGSDKKRYMFRVKDMIAFLPTVLGKADISVSSPTPAQFAGKQGIIIFTGHGWLDATGHVTLWNGNICSDDCHFLGSPGNGSFIPTNATFWSLK is encoded by the coding sequence ATGTCTCATATGCGTCCTGCTTTTGGTGCCGCCTGGAACCGATTTAAAGAAGTGAACGTCAACGTAGAACAGGTTGGCAAGTTATTGGGGGGGAAAGTTCAGCATAATATAGATGCTGGTATTTTTAAAAATGCCTGCCCCATTCGTATGAGCTATGTTTTAAATTATTGTGGCATTCCAGTTCCTTCTAATAGTAAATATGCAACTGTGACCGGGAGCGACAAGAAGCGATATATGTTCCGTGTTAAAGATATGATTGCTTTTTTACCCACGGTATTGGGAAAAGCTGACATATCTGTTTCTTCTCCAACCCCAGCACAATTTGCGGGCAAGCAAGGTATTATTATTTTTACCGGGCATGGCTGGCTTGATGCAACCGGGCATGTAACACTCTGGAACGGAAATATTTGTTCGGATGATTGTCATTTCCTTGGCTCACCGGGTAATGGTTCATTTATCCCTACTAACGCAACCTTCTGGAGCCTGAAATGA
- a CDS encoding T6SS amidase immunity protein Tai4 family protein — protein MKKPLLFVLAFVASAANAQTLPDISTFSQQQIFENWVQNRCIGKIADSKSLKEDADASAAAWLEASNLPAENFEKADEVIVSLLKQKVGGTEPGHYQILKCTLIANSDAIRPLKSSK, from the coding sequence ATGAAAAAGCCATTGCTCTTTGTCTTAGCCTTCGTTGCCTCCGCCGCAAATGCCCAGACGTTGCCTGATATCAGTACTTTTTCTCAACAACAAATCTTCGAAAACTGGGTGCAGAATCGATGCATCGGTAAGATTGCGGACAGTAAAAGCCTGAAAGAAGATGCTGACGCCAGCGCCGCGGCATGGCTGGAAGCAAGCAATCTGCCTGCTGAGAATTTTGAAAAAGCTGATGAGGTGATTGTTTCTTTACTGAAACAGAAGGTAGGTGGTACCGAGCCTGGTCATTATCAGATATTGAAGTGCACCTTGATCGCTAATAGTGACGCTATTCGACCACTCAAATCCTCAAAGTAG
- a CDS encoding PP2C family protein-serine/threonine phosphatase: MNIATASLSRQGTRASNQDQTGETIGERSACFVVCDGIAGLPGGEVAAELARNSIISRFDGDKHLNAQHIRDYVQTANRTILSEQQAVQDYRRMGTTLVSLFIDRDYRLAYWAHAGDSRLYLFRRGWLWHVTTDHSLVQQMKDAGHQTDNLNSNLLYLALGIENGGPEASYSDVVQVEDGDAFLLCTDGFWHGVSEEQMKQSLHMVNTPQEWLTLMNQIIQKNAEQEGNAQDNYTALAVWMGNPQDTTLLHTLSDAAQFLPCGTD; this comes from the coding sequence ATGAATATCGCAACGGCTTCTCTCTCCCGCCAGGGAACGCGCGCCAGCAATCAGGACCAGACGGGAGAAACCATAGGGGAACGTTCAGCCTGCTTTGTCGTCTGTGACGGCATCGCTGGTCTGCCGGGCGGTGAGGTGGCCGCTGAACTGGCCCGCAACAGCATCATCTCCCGTTTTGATGGCGACAAACACCTTAACGCGCAGCATATTCGTGACTATGTGCAAACCGCGAATCGCACCATTCTCAGCGAACAGCAGGCGGTGCAGGACTATCGCCGGATGGGTACCACCCTGGTCAGCCTGTTTATCGACCGGGATTACCGTCTGGCCTACTGGGCACACGCCGGGGACAGCCGTCTGTACCTGTTTCGTCGCGGCTGGCTGTGGCATGTCACCACCGACCACAGCCTGGTTCAGCAGATGAAAGATGCCGGTCACCAGACCGATAACCTCAACAGCAACCTGCTGTATCTGGCGCTGGGCATTGAAAACGGTGGCCCGGAAGCGAGCTACAGCGACGTGGTGCAGGTTGAAGACGGCGATGCCTTTTTACTCTGCACCGACGGTTTCTGGCACGGCGTCAGCGAAGAGCAGATGAAACAGTCGCTGCATATGGTCAACACCCCACAGGAGTGGCTGACCTTAATGAACCAAATCATTCAAAAGAATGCTGAACAGGAGGGGAATGCTCAGGATAACTATACGGCGCTGGCGGTATGGATGGGCAACCCTCAGGACACCACTTTGCTGCATACGCTCTCTGACGCAGCACAATTTCTTCCCTGCGGAACTGACTAG